The Haloarcula pelagica genome includes a region encoding these proteins:
- a CDS encoding IS110 family transposase — translation MTATTDHYLGIDLHKRKAQVAVLDDEGEVVEEVRVANADLDGIAQKYAGSSAALEAGSNYFTIYDRLDEELDVTLANPAKADWLEDQKQKNDRKGVKNLARYLRLGEVPESYVPPEECRRYRALARGRKKLVEKRSDFKNEVNSLLDQNGVTYDGSLWSDQGREFLRELMLDDASELLLEQWLEAIDEFTVKIKRMQRRIEEVAAEVDELNTLMSAPGIAAFSGLMIYSEIGEVKRFDRAAEVVSHAGLDPVIRESGDSRREGQISKEGNGYLRWILVQCANTAVHNAKDPYLSQFYWRLRNKRNKPHKVAIVATARKLLLALFNMLRKNEPCDPPEVSA, via the coding sequence ATGACCGCAACCACTGATCACTACTTGGGCATTGACCTCCACAAACGCAAAGCGCAAGTCGCTGTCCTCGATGACGAAGGCGAAGTCGTTGAAGAGGTCCGCGTCGCCAACGCGGACCTCGACGGAATCGCACAGAAGTACGCTGGAAGTAGTGCTGCACTCGAAGCGGGAAGCAATTACTTCACGATTTACGACAGGCTTGATGAAGAGTTGGATGTGACGCTCGCCAATCCGGCCAAGGCCGATTGGCTCGAAGACCAGAAACAGAAGAACGATCGGAAGGGCGTCAAAAACCTCGCGCGGTATCTGCGGTTGGGCGAAGTGCCCGAAAGCTACGTCCCACCTGAAGAATGCCGGCGCTACCGCGCGCTTGCGCGCGGTCGTAAGAAGTTGGTAGAGAAGCGTTCAGACTTCAAAAACGAGGTCAACTCACTGCTTGATCAGAACGGCGTCACCTACGACGGGTCGTTGTGGAGCGATCAAGGGCGTGAGTTCCTCCGCGAACTCATGCTCGACGATGCGTCGGAGTTGTTGTTGGAGCAGTGGTTGGAAGCAATCGATGAGTTCACCGTGAAGATCAAGCGGATGCAGCGGCGGATCGAAGAGGTAGCGGCTGAGGTAGATGAGCTGAATACGTTGATGTCTGCGCCTGGTATAGCGGCATTTTCTGGCTTGATGATCTACAGCGAGATCGGTGAAGTAAAGCGGTTTGACCGCGCGGCTGAAGTGGTGAGTCATGCCGGGTTAGACCCAGTAATCCGCGAGTCTGGCGACTCGCGGAGAGAGGGCCAGATCAGCAAGGAAGGAAACGGCTACTTGCGATGGATCCTGGTCCAGTGCGCGAACACCGCGGTTCATAACGCGAAGGACCCGTACTTGAGTCAGTTCTACTGGCGGTTACGCAACAAGCGAAATAAACCGCACAAGGTAGCAATCGTGGCAACAGCGCGGAAGCTGTTATTGGCGTTGTTCAATATGCTCAGGAAGAACGAACCGTGCGACCCACCGGAGGTGAGCGCCTGA